One window of the Pyrus communis chromosome 17, drPyrComm1.1, whole genome shotgun sequence genome contains the following:
- the LOC137723307 gene encoding probable peroxidase 26, with amino-acid sequence MRSQMRFVLLVLPFFCLVAVSFCLGFVSADGSTVPRPKLTWHYYKIHNTCDDAEVYIRHQVELFWKRDKSITPKLLRLVYSDCFVTGCDASILLDGEDSEKTAPQNYGLGAFVVIDKIKTVLEQRCPGVVSCADILNLATRDAVHLDGAPSYPVLTGRRDGLTSTRSSVDLPSPSITWEDALKYFNSRGLNVLDMATLLGAHSMGRTHCRYILDRLYNFNGTKKPDPSMDPSLLKDLRKSCPPRTKKGQTDPLVYLNPQFGANYRFTQTYYSRVLSHKAVLGIDQQLLYSNDTKEITQEFAAGFEDFRKAFAMSMYRMGEYQVLTGNQGEIRKNCRVPNKK; translated from the exons ATGAGAAGCCAGATGAGATTTGTGCTTCTCGTGCTcccatttttttgtttagttgcaGTGAGCTTCTGTCTAGGGTTTGTAAGTGCAGATGGTTCGACAGTGCCAAGGCCGAAGTTGACTTGGCATTACTACAAAATTCACAATACTTGTGATGATGCAGAGGTTTATATCCGGCACCAAGTGGAGTTGTTTTGGAAAAGGGATAAAAGCATCACTCCCAAGCTCCTCCGGTTGGTCTACTCAGATTGCTTTGTAACG GGTTGTGATGCATCAATCCTCCTTGATGGTGAAGACTCAGAAAAAACTGCACCACAAAATTACGGGCTTGGAGCTTTTGTTGTCATTGACAAGATCAAAACCGTCCTCGAGCAGCGGTGCCCCGGTGTCGTCTCTTGCGCCGACATTCTCAACCTCGCCACTAGGGATGCCGTTCATTTG GATGGCGCACCATCTTATCCTGTTCTGACAGGAAGAAGAGACGGTCTGACATCAACCAGGTCATCAGTGGATCTTCCCTCACCCTCCATCACGTGGGAGGATGCCCTAAAATACTTCAATTCTAGAGGCTTGAACGTACTGGATATGGCAACCCTCCTAG GTGCACATTCAATGGGGAGAACACATTGTCGCTACATTCTTGATCGGCTGTACAATTTCAATGGCACCAAAAAGCCAGACCCAAGCATGGACCCTTCACTCTTAAAGGATCTGAGAAAGAGCTGCCCGCCGAGAACGAAAAAGGGACAGACCGACCCTCTGGTGTACCTAAACCCGCAATTCGGTGCCAACTACAGATTCACACAAACCTACTACTCCAGAGTTCTATCGCACAAAGCCGTACTTGGAATCGATCAACAGTTACTGTATAGCAATGACACTAAGGAGATCACTCAAGAGTTTGCTGCCGGTTTTGAAGACTTTCGAAAGGCATTCGCTATGTCTATGTACCGGATGGGAGAGTACCAGGTTTTGACAGGAAACCAGGGCGAGATACGCAAAAATTGCCGAGTTCCAAACAAGAAGTAG